A region of Mesorhizobium sp. AR02 DNA encodes the following proteins:
- the fliP gene encoding flagellar type III secretion system pore protein FliP (The bacterial flagellar biogenesis protein FliP forms a type III secretion system (T3SS)-type pore required for flagellar assembly.) — MKKFLLAAALIGAATSVAAAQQLDLGGIGKADGTTVGYIIQMFGLLTVLSVAPGLLIMVTSFTRFVIAFSILRAGIGLQSTPANLILISLSLFMTFYVMAPTFDQAWNTGVKPLMDNQISQTEAFEKISDPFRTFMLHNVRDKDFDLFADLARERGQVVAKETVDLRILVPAFMISEIRRGFEIGFLIVLPFLVIDLIVATITMAMGMMMLPPTVVSLPFKILFFVLIDGWNLLVGSLVRSFN, encoded by the coding sequence ATGAAGAAGTTCCTTCTCGCCGCGGCGCTGATCGGCGCCGCTACCTCCGTCGCGGCGGCGCAGCAGCTGGACCTGGGCGGCATCGGCAAGGCCGACGGCACCACCGTCGGCTACATCATCCAGATGTTCGGCCTGCTGACCGTGCTGTCGGTGGCGCCGGGCCTGCTGATCATGGTGACGAGCTTCACCCGTTTCGTCATCGCATTCTCGATCCTGCGCGCCGGCATCGGCCTGCAGTCGACGCCGGCAAACCTCATCCTGATTTCGCTGTCGCTGTTCATGACCTTCTATGTCATGGCGCCGACCTTCGATCAGGCCTGGAACACCGGCGTCAAGCCGCTGATGGACAACCAGATCAGCCAGACCGAGGCCTTCGAGAAGATCTCGGATCCCTTCCGCACCTTCATGCTGCACAATGTGCGCGACAAGGACTTCGATCTTTTCGCCGATCTTGCCCGCGAGCGTGGCCAGGTCGTTGCCAAGGAGACGGTGGACCTGCGCATCCTGGTGCCCGCCTTCATGATCTCCGAGATCCGCCGCGGCTTCGAGATCGGCTTCCTGATCGTGCTGCCATTCCTGGTCATCGATCTGATCGTCGCCACCATCACCATGGCTATGGGCATGATGATGCTGCCGCCGACCGTGGTGTCGCTGCCGTTCAAGATCCTGTTCTTCGTCCTGATCGACGGCTGGAACCTGCTCGTCGGCAGCCTGGTGAGATCCTTCAACTGA
- a CDS encoding flagellar basal body-associated FliL family protein, whose product MANVEQPQPRKGPSLVVQGAALLVVTAAAIGMGWMSGGYLKGVGAPSSVPAAPENEGKVTEPAAAQQPGTGPTLVALAPITTNIASPADTWIRMEVSVVYDAPQPPAMTEDIHQDLLAFVRTLKMHQVEGASGYQHLKADLEERASIRSQGHAKQVLIRTLLLE is encoded by the coding sequence GTGGCCAATGTCGAACAGCCTCAGCCTCGCAAGGGTCCTTCCCTTGTCGTCCAGGGCGCCGCGCTGCTGGTGGTGACGGCCGCCGCCATCGGCATGGGCTGGATGTCCGGCGGCTATCTCAAGGGCGTCGGCGCACCGTCATCGGTGCCGGCTGCGCCTGAAAATGAGGGCAAGGTCACCGAACCCGCTGCCGCGCAACAGCCGGGCACGGGGCCGACGCTCGTCGCGCTGGCGCCGATCACCACCAACATCGCATCCCCCGCCGACACCTGGATCAGGATGGAAGTATCCGTGGTCTACGACGCGCCGCAGCCGCCGGCGATGACGGAGGACATCCATCAGGACCTTCTGGCCTTCGTGCGCACGCTGAAGATGCATCAGGTCGAGGGCGCCAGCGGTTACCAGCACCTGAAAGCCGATCTCGAGGAACGCGCCTCGATCCGCAGCCAGGGTCACGCCAAACAGGTTCTCATCAGGACATTGCTGCTCGAATGA
- the flgH gene encoding flagellar basal body L-ring protein FlgH, with translation MIRRMLILCAVAALSGCGTNLKEVGKDPALSPVGSGIDGGNTGSLYKYPEPPRAPVKKFSLWDDRQSRLFTDPRALSQGDILTVKIKINDRANFKNQNDRSRTANRKLGFDLSAQWDKWSTAGKGAGSLNSATDTTADGEIKRSETLELNVAAIVTDVLPNGNLMITGSQEVRVNAELRVLTIAGIVRPADIGAENTIPYERIAEARISYGGRGRITEIQQPAYGQQVLDQVLPF, from the coding sequence ATGATCCGCAGAATGCTCATCCTGTGCGCGGTCGCGGCGCTGTCCGGCTGCGGAACCAATCTCAAGGAAGTCGGCAAGGACCCGGCGCTGTCGCCGGTCGGCTCCGGCATCGACGGCGGCAACACCGGATCCCTCTACAAATACCCCGAGCCACCTCGGGCACCGGTGAAGAAGTTCTCGCTGTGGGACGATCGCCAGAGCCGTCTCTTCACCGATCCCCGGGCGCTCTCGCAGGGCGACATCCTGACCGTCAAGATCAAGATCAACGACCGCGCCAATTTCAAGAACCAGAACGACAGGAGCCGCACCGCCAACCGCAAGCTCGGCTTCGACCTCAGTGCGCAATGGGACAAGTGGAGCACCGCCGGCAAGGGTGCTGGATCGCTCAACTCCGCCACGGATACAACGGCCGATGGCGAGATCAAGCGATCGGAAACGCTTGAGCTCAATGTCGCTGCGATCGTCACCGATGTCTTGCCGAACGGCAATCTGATGATCACAGGGTCGCAGGAAGTGCGCGTCAACGCCGAGCTGAGGGTGCTGACCATCGCCGGCATCGTGCGGCCGGCCGATATCGGCGCCGAGAACACGATCCCCTACGAACGCATCGCCGAAGCGCGCATCTCCTACGGCGGACGCGGCCGCATCACCGAGATCCAGCAGCCGGCCTACGGCCAGCAGGTTCTCGACCAGGTTCTTCCGTTCTAG
- a CDS encoding MotE family protein: MPMIPPLSSHERRRAMLFAAAVLTAMSAASGGAHSEDVVRQVLPGAQPAVAPQQLTREKAPDQSEIERFCSNIADAARDRRYALQAEELKQLQAGIDERMKALDAKKAEYETWLKRREVFLARAEDGVVKIYAGMKPDAAAERLAIVNADLAAAILMKLDPRKASVILNEMDQKAAATLTGIMASAARRVDPS; the protein is encoded by the coding sequence ATGCCGATGATCCCTCCGCTCTCATCCCATGAAAGACGCCGCGCGATGCTGTTCGCGGCAGCGGTTCTCACGGCCATGTCCGCTGCCAGTGGGGGTGCACACAGCGAGGATGTCGTTCGCCAGGTTCTGCCCGGAGCGCAGCCCGCGGTGGCACCCCAGCAATTGACGCGGGAAAAGGCGCCGGATCAAAGCGAGATCGAGCGCTTCTGCTCCAACATCGCCGACGCCGCCCGCGACCGCCGCTATGCCTTGCAGGCCGAGGAGTTGAAGCAGCTGCAGGCCGGCATTGACGAGCGCATGAAAGCTCTGGACGCCAAAAAGGCCGAATACGAGACCTGGCTGAAGCGACGCGAGGTGTTCCTGGCCCGGGCCGAGGACGGAGTCGTCAAGATCTATGCCGGCATGAAACCGGACGCCGCGGCCGAACGCCTGGCAATCGTCAATGCCGACCTGGCCGCGGCCATCCTGATGAAACTCGATCCACGCAAGGCCAGCGTCATTCTCAACGAAATGGACCAGAAGGCGGCGGCGACGCTCACCGGCATCATGGCCAGCGCAGCCCGAAGGGTAGATCCGTCATGA
- a CDS encoding flagellar basal body P-ring protein FlgI produces the protein MMRMLTLLLAATLGLQPALADGLTPKAKHELAAKNGGVYDDPEYDPATTTRMFRVSPGPSSLPPGQVASRIKDIAQLQSSRDNQLVGYGLVIGLAGSGDSLRNSPFTEQSIRAMLENLGIATEGGSARAKNVAAVIVTANMPPYVQSGARIDIDVSSMGDATSLAGGTLIMTPLKAADGEIYAVGQGAVIVSGFIAQGQAQQLTQGVPTAGRVPNGAIVERQVKAEFDDQSTLTLQLRNPDFSTAIRIADAINDYTSQRFGMRVAAERDSRTVQIRRPKAVSAARFYAEIENLVVESDTPARVVIDERTGTIVIGNDVKISRVAISHGTLTVRITEAPRVVQPEPFSKGETAVEPFTAIDASRPNGRVAVLDGPDLQTLVSGLNRLGVKPDGIIAILQGIKSAGALQADLVLQ, from the coding sequence ATGATGCGCATGCTTACCCTTCTGCTCGCGGCCACGCTCGGCCTGCAGCCAGCGCTGGCCGACGGCCTGACGCCCAAGGCCAAGCACGAGCTCGCCGCCAAGAACGGCGGCGTCTACGACGATCCGGAATATGATCCGGCGACCACCACCCGCATGTTCCGCGTTTCGCCCGGGCCAAGCTCGCTGCCGCCTGGCCAGGTCGCCTCGCGCATCAAGGACATCGCCCAGCTGCAGAGTTCGCGCGACAACCAGTTGGTCGGCTACGGCCTGGTTATCGGCCTCGCCGGCTCGGGCGACAGCCTGCGCAATTCGCCGTTCACCGAACAGTCGATCCGCGCCATGCTGGAAAATCTCGGCATCGCCACCGAAGGCGGTAGCGCGCGCGCCAAGAATGTCGCCGCCGTCATCGTCACCGCCAATATGCCGCCCTACGTGCAGTCGGGCGCCCGCATCGACATCGACGTCTCCTCGATGGGCGACGCCACCTCGCTTGCCGGCGGCACGCTGATCATGACGCCGCTGAAGGCGGCGGATGGCGAAATCTATGCCGTCGGCCAGGGCGCGGTCATCGTTTCCGGCTTCATCGCGCAGGGTCAGGCCCAGCAGTTGACGCAAGGTGTACCGACCGCCGGCCGGGTGCCGAACGGCGCCATCGTCGAGCGGCAGGTGAAAGCCGAATTCGACGACCAGTCGACGCTGACGCTGCAGTTGCGCAATCCCGATTTTTCGACCGCCATCCGCATCGCCGACGCGATCAACGACTATACCAGCCAGCGCTTCGGCATGCGCGTGGCGGCCGAGCGGGATTCCCGCACCGTGCAAATCAGAAGGCCGAAGGCCGTTTCGGCCGCGCGCTTCTATGCCGAGATCGAAAACCTGGTCGTCGAATCCGACACGCCGGCCCGCGTCGTCATCGACGAGCGCACCGGCACCATCGTCATCGGCAACGACGTCAAGATCTCGCGCGTCGCCATCAGCCACGGCACATTGACGGTGCGCATAACGGAAGCGCCGCGCGTCGTGCAGCCCGAACCCTTCTCCAAGGGCGAAACCGCCGTCGAGCCGTTCACCGCCATCGACGCCAGCCGGCCCAATGGCCGCGTCGCGGTGCTCGACGGGCCAGACCTGCAAACCCTTGTCTCCGGCCTCAACCGCCTCGGCGTCAAGCCGGACGGCATCATTGCCATCCTGCAAGGCATCAAGTCGGCCGGCGCCCTGCAAGCCGATCTGGTTCTCCAATAG
- the flgA gene encoding flagellar basal body P-ring formation chaperone FlgA: protein MAMPISCSAFRRTALILALVSGGMPAFAQESANQSATQIASNQPAGEVVLIPNRVIYPGETIELAALKQVTLIPGKHKPDAMATRAEELQGKVAKRTLLPGRYIPSTAIRQAWLVEQGAAVQVFFIAGGLTISATAVTLQPGSAGDLIKVRNSDSGKILSGTVMADGTIQVSAS, encoded by the coding sequence ATGGCCATGCCGATCTCCTGCTCCGCATTCCGCCGCACCGCGCTGATCCTCGCGCTGGTGTCCGGCGGCATGCCGGCTTTCGCCCAGGAATCGGCAAATCAGTCGGCAACCCAGATCGCCAGCAATCAGCCTGCCGGCGAGGTCGTGCTGATCCCCAACCGCGTCATCTATCCCGGCGAAACCATCGAGCTTGCCGCCCTGAAGCAGGTGACCCTCATCCCGGGCAAGCACAAGCCCGACGCCATGGCGACACGTGCCGAAGAACTCCAGGGCAAGGTCGCCAAGCGCACGCTGCTGCCCGGCCGCTACATTCCCTCCACCGCCATCCGCCAAGCCTGGCTGGTCGAACAGGGTGCGGCCGTGCAGGTCTTCTTCATCGCCGGCGGACTGACGATATCTGCGACCGCCGTGACCTTGCAGCCAGGTTCGGCGGGCGACCTCATCAAGGTTCGCAACAGCGACAGCGGCAAGATCCTTTCCGGCACCGTGATGGCCGACGGAACCATCCAGGTCAGCGCTTCATGA
- the flgG gene encoding flagellar basal-body rod protein FlgG, whose translation MKALAIAATGMNAQQTNLEVIANNIANINTTGYKRARAEFSDLLYQVDRTQGVPNRSNASLVPEGVSIGLGVKTTAVRNVHTQGELTSTGNSFDMALTGRGWFQIEGADGGTLYTRAGAFNTNATGQLVTVDGANVIPAITVPVNAVEVIVNKTGEVFARIDGQTALQSLGQLQIANFANEAGLAPLGDNLFKETTASGPANVGVPGDPGFASVQQGYLEASNVDPVKEITELISAQRAYEMNSKVIQAADDMASVVSKNIR comes from the coding sequence ATGAAAGCACTTGCCATCGCCGCCACCGGCATGAATGCCCAGCAGACGAATCTGGAAGTCATCGCCAACAACATCGCCAACATCAACACCACCGGCTACAAGCGGGCGCGCGCCGAATTCTCCGACCTGCTCTACCAGGTCGACCGCACGCAAGGCGTACCCAACCGCTCCAACGCCTCGCTGGTGCCGGAGGGCGTTTCGATCGGCCTCGGCGTCAAGACGACGGCCGTGCGCAACGTGCATACCCAGGGCGAACTGACCAGCACCGGCAACAGTTTCGACATGGCGCTGACCGGCCGGGGCTGGTTCCAGATCGAGGGCGCCGATGGCGGCACGCTCTACACCCGCGCCGGCGCTTTCAACACCAATGCCACCGGCCAGCTGGTGACGGTGGATGGCGCCAATGTCATTCCGGCCATCACGGTACCGGTTAATGCCGTTGAGGTCATCGTCAACAAGACCGGCGAGGTTTTTGCCCGCATCGACGGCCAGACAGCCTTGCAGAGCCTCGGCCAGCTTCAGATCGCCAATTTCGCCAATGAGGCAGGTCTGGCGCCGCTCGGCGACAATCTCTTCAAGGAAACCACGGCATCCGGCCCGGCCAATGTCGGCGTACCCGGCGATCCCGGCTTCGCCAGCGTCCAGCAAGGCTACCTCGAGGCTTCCAACGTCGACCCGGTCAAGGAAATCACCGAACTGATCTCGGCGCAGCGCGCCTATGAGATGAATTCCAAAGTAATTCAAGCCGCCGACGACATGGCCTCCGTCGTCTCCAAGAACATCAGGTAA
- a CDS encoding flagellar hook-basal body complex protein FliE — translation MIVNGIGALNLKPGLGDTATDLLQGGVAPATSGNLGTSFAEAVSQAASKTVNTLQNAEQVSLQALKGDADTRQVVDAVMSAQQALQTAVAIRDKVVSAYLEVSRMGI, via the coding sequence ATGATCGTGAATGGCATCGGCGCGCTTAACCTGAAGCCCGGGCTGGGCGACACGGCGACCGACCTGCTTCAGGGCGGTGTCGCGCCGGCGACGTCGGGCAACCTTGGCACCTCCTTCGCCGAAGCGGTGAGCCAGGCAGCCTCCAAGACCGTCAACACGCTGCAGAATGCCGAGCAAGTGTCGCTCCAGGCGCTCAAGGGCGATGCCGACACCCGCCAGGTCGTCGATGCCGTGATGAGCGCCCAGCAGGCGCTTCAGACCGCTGTCGCCATCCGCGACAAGGTCGTTTCCGCCTATCTCGAAGTCAGTCGAATGGGTATTTGA
- the flgC gene encoding flagellar basal body rod protein FlgC produces the protein MDALTAALKVAASGLGAQSERLRVVSENLANAQSTGTTPGADPYRRKTISFVSELDRASGSSTVQVNSIDRDPSDFPVEFQPGNEAADEKGYVKMPNVNVLIEMADMTEANRSYEANLQVVKQARDLISMTIDLMRNQ, from the coding sequence ATGGACGCACTGACCGCAGCCCTGAAAGTCGCAGCATCCGGCCTTGGCGCCCAGTCCGAGCGCCTGCGCGTGGTTTCGGAAAACCTCGCCAATGCCCAGTCGACCGGCACCACGCCCGGCGCCGACCCCTATCGCCGCAAGACCATCAGCTTCGTCTCCGAGCTCGACCGGGCCTCAGGCAGTTCAACGGTTCAAGTGAACTCGATCGACCGCGATCCGAGTGATTTTCCCGTCGAATTCCAGCCCGGCAACGAGGCCGCCGACGAGAAGGGCTACGTCAAGATGCCCAACGTCAACGTGCTGATCGAAATGGCCGACATGACCGAGGCCAACCGCTCCTACGAGGCCAACCTGCAAGTCGTGAAGCAGGCGCGCGACCTCATTTCAATGACCATCGACCTGATGAGGAACCAATGA